atgatccgactcctcaagacaccatccaaattgaaccctgcctggaacagttccatcctccgtcacagcgggatccacttcctcttcctcaaaatcaccctctccaaaccttccaggaatttctgacttccagccttgcatctcaatccttcttaaaaaaccttaatcctacacccaacatcaccactgctgaagcccaggctatccgtgatctgaaggctgaccgatccatcgtcattcttccggcggacaagggttccacgaccgtggtacttgatcgtcgggagtatgtggctgagggactgcgtcagctttcagacaacaccacatacaaagtttgccaaggtaaccccattcccgatgtccaggcggagcttcaaggaatcctcagaaccttaggccccctgcaaaacctttcacctgactccatcaacctcctgaccccaccgacaccccgcacccctaccttcttcttaaaatccacaaacccaatcatcccggccgccccattgtagcgggttaccaagcccccacagaacgtatctctgcctacgtagatcaacaccttcaacccattacatgcagtctcccatccttcatcaaggacaccaaccacttccttgaacgcctggaatccttacccaatctgttacccccggaaaccatccttgtaaccattgatgccacgtccttatacacaaatattccgcacgtccagggcctcgctgcgatggagcatttcctttcacgccgatcacctgccaccctacctaaaacctctttcctcatcaccttagccagcttcatcctgacccacaacttcttcacttttgagggccagacataccaacaattaaagggaacagccatgggcaccaggatggccccctcgtacgccaacctattcatgggtcgcttagaggaagccttcttggttacccaagtctgccaacccaaagtttggtacagatttattgatgacatcttcatgatctggactcacagtgaagaagaactccagaatttcctctccaacctcaactcctttggttccatcagtttcacctggtcctactccaaatcccatgccactttccttgacgttgacctccacctgtccaatggccaacttcacacgtccgtccacatcaaacccaccaacaagcaacagtacctccattatgacagctgccacccattccacatcaaactgtctcttccctacagcctaggtcttcgtggcaaacgaatctgctccagtccggaatccctgaatcattacaccaacaacctgaaaacagctttcgcatcccgcaactaccctcccgacctggtacagaagcaaataaccagagccacttcctcgtcccctcaaacccagaatcccacacagaagaaccacaaaagtgccccacttgtgacaggatactttccgggactgaacCAGACtccgaatgtggctctccagcagggatacgacttcctcaaatcctgccctgaaatgagatccatccttcatgaaatcctccccactccgccaagagtgtctttccgccgtccacctaaccttcgtaacctgttagttcatccttacgaaatccccaaaccaccttccctaccctctggctcctatccttgtaaccgcacccgatgcaaaacctgtcccatgcaccctcccaccaccacctactccagtcctgtaacccggaaggtgtacacgatcagaggcagagccacgtgtgaaagcacccacgtgatttaccaactgacctgcctacactgtgatgccttctatgtgggaatgaccagcaacaaactgtccattcgcatgaatggacacaggcagacagtgtttgttggtaatgaggatcaccctgtggctaaacatgccttggtgcacagccagcacatcttggcacagtgttacaccgtccgggttatctggatacttcccaccaacaccaacctatccgaactccggagatgggaacttgcccttcagtatatcctctcttctcgtcatccgccaggcctcaatctccgctaatttcaagttgccgccactcatacctcacctgtctttcaacaacttctttgcatctacacttctgcctcgactgacatctctgcccaaactctttgtctttaaatatgtctgcttgtgtctgtatgtgtggatggatatgtgcgtgtgtgcgagtgtatacctgtccttttttccccctaaggtaagtctttccgctcccgggattggaatgactccttaccctctcccttaaaacccacttcctttcgtcttcccctctccttccctctttcctgatgaggcaacagtttgttgcgaaagcttgaattttgtgtgtatgtttgtgtttgtttgtgtgtctatcgacctgccagcgcttttgttcggtaagtcacctcatctttgtttttatatataaatatgatGAAAAGATAGATACAGATCAAATTTCAGATAGTACTGAAATTTttgtgaaacaatggaaactccaggtaggaacatcaacaatgtaggaaaagatagatagctacttactataaagaagacacattaagttgtagACAAGCgctgttgttatgaatcacagtggctacctggcagaaggcctcccCCAAATATCTGACTCCTCCATCTACAAGCTCTACCAGAGTGATCTCATCCCAGAAATCCACTAACCTTCAATCCCTGCTTAAGGCCTTttgcccttcccagaacctctcccctgaatccttCTCACTCCTCAGCCCTATGACACCCTGCACACCCACATTCTCCAAGCTCTCCAAAATCCACAAACACAACAACCGCGGATGCCCCGCTGCGGCTGATTATTGTAactccactgaaagaatttcggctCTCACTGAACACCACCTCCAATCAATCGCCCGTCACCCAGAATCTCATGTCAAAAATAGCGATCACTTCCCTCACCAACACTGCACCATCCCCTCCCCTTTACCTCGTGGAtacctacttgtcactgttgacgccacctccctatacaccaacatcccaccttcctagatgttgacctcctcctctctgatggcttcatCCACAACTCTGTTCACACTAAACCCTCCAACCACCAATAGTACATACACTTCGACagttgtcatccctttcacaccaaaaaacccTCTCTTATAGCCTGGCCACCTGGGGATGGCCATCTGCATTGACAAGAACTCTGTTGCTTAGTACACTAAAGGTCTCACcatggccttcacagacaggcactatccccagaCCTAGTTCGcgaacagatctcctgtgccatttcccttCACACTTCCAACTCttttcacccagtaccaccccagaatggaacaactgaatcacatcctttGACAATGCTCTGATTGCCTatcaccatgccctgaaatgaggggcatcctacccatgatacttcccacccctcctaaagtagtgTTCTGTCGACCAACAGCATAGTCTATCCCCATGCCACTCCCAATCTCAACCCCATCAGGGggtgagccacctgtgaaagcagccacgtcatttgccagctctgctgcaatcattgcacagccttttatgttagtatgactaccaaccagctgtccagcaGGATGTGGCCacgagcaaagtagaccaccctgtggcacaacatccagctcaacataacatacttgatttcaatggctgcttcactacctgagacaGATGgaaccttccctccaccaccagcttttctgaactgcacactcTCCGCTCCTGTAATTATACTGGCCTCAACCTCTGGAAACACACTGTACctacatcctccacccaacagattcaaccccctctgtcctatcatctcctcccctttTTTGTCTCccacctctgcccccccccccccccacacacacacacacacacacacacacacacacacacacacacacacacacacacacacacacacacacacacctttctttccctgctcctctcctttctcccccccccccccccccaccaccaccaccctgccCCACACTCTCCTGATACTGCACCTATTTGCATTCTAGTCTCTGCACATTCCACCAGAGGGTGTTTGTCTCTCCCCCACCCACACACTATTATCCCTTTTTTTTATGCAAgagtcttaactgtgcctgtcggCAACCTGATGTGTCCTTTACAGTAACTAGCATATCAATCTAtctcttcctacattgttgaaCTTATAGTGAATCAATTATCAGACCTTGTAGTGAATCAATTAATGCAGTTCGTAGTATATATAAGTAATTTCCTAGGTAACATATGTCAAGGaagaaaaattctctttgctgttaACAGCAACATTACACCCACTGATGAAAAACCAGAACTTTCATTTGAAAAGACAAATGGAACACTGGTTCGTGTTTACTACAGGTCAGCATGTAATAAATTAACATTGCACATGAAGAAAAAATAACACAAACTTCAGCTTAATTAGGGGAAACAGTTCtgtcacattcattcattcattcatttaatgattcttttttttatttatatttattccaCATTGAGCCAACATGTGTAAATAATATGCTAAACAAACTTGGTCATTTTTATACACCAATATACATATGTCCAGTGTACGCTATACTAACAAATATGTTGAGTCAATATATCTTTGAAGTGGTAAGATGCTGTTAAGTGTCAACTTGTCTGTTAGAGTGCCCTATCTgttacctacttctctacatatacAAATGGCAAAGGTTGTTAGGTTAATAACATTGACTTTACCATATTTACATATGCTGACTCCTCGTGATCAgaaaattgattttatttaatCTGAAGGTAGTCTCACAGAATGAAATTAGCCCTAACTCTGGTGTAAAATATTATCATCTgtaattggaataaatacattttCTGGATAATGGTGGATTTTCGTTGTGACCATGTCACAACTCATCAACCATTCGTCATGTTCTGTAGACCTCATCAAAGAGCAGAACCTACAGGGATGTGCAACAAGTCAAGGCATACATTTAAAAAGGGCAAGGAAATTGCAGAAACTTAACTGGAttatttcatcaaaaataaaatgtaagtatACTGTCTAGTGATATTCGTATATTTGCAGGATAAATTTCATCATGTAAATTTGAATGAAAGCTGCTACTTTGAAAAAATGCTGCTGCTTCCCCAGTTACATCAGGTAACTGCTGTTTATCTGCTGCTAGCAGGTTAATATTTCCTTGATGTTTGAAAACAAAACTAGAAGactatttacaaaataaaagtttttataCAGTAATTAAAACAGGTTACTTAATTTTAGGAAGTTCTGTACTATACAAGCCACATATACAGAAATAATAATTAGCTAAGGCTAAAAAACAAATATAATTCAGGTAAAAGGAAATTCATTATCAATTACTGTGTAAGAAATTAATTTCAAGCTgttaaattttcaatattttggatgacaaaatccacacaatgtaaattatttcatggattaattttcttcaaagaaaagttcTGCCTATACCTGTATACACTGAGTCTCAATTACAGTACATTACTACATgttaaacaaatgaaaaaattataaactgtgtcgcaaataaaaacttttcaggTTGAGTATTGATTCGCAACTGATATGGAATAAACACAAAGATGCTTGCAACGAAAAATTCATCAGCACGTTCTCCTTTAGGGTCCAATAGTGAGGCAGTGCCTTGTCGTGACATACCATTCCTGCATACATTCTACTACTCTTAGATATGACAATGCTTTATGGCGACCAACTgcacaacacaaaataattttcatattCCAGGAAAGGCCATAAGAAAAGTAATTCAAAACTAGTGGTGAAGTTCAGGAAATCTTTAAAACACAACTGGGTATCCTTGCTGTGTCATGTGTATTCATCTAGCAGTCAGTTACACGCTCTATGGTGAATACCAATGAATAAGCCACAAATAGTTACGACAGATGATCAGAGAACAAGAGCTCATTTGGATCTACATTTACCAAGGTCATTTGGTAAGGCACTGGCCTCCGATACTGTAAGATCATACTCGTGTCCAGTCGTCCTAATTTTGGTTTTCCAATGTCGCGATCGTTCCTTCACCACGGGCACGACCAAGTACCTATGCTCTCTTCGTTAATAGCCTGCGTATTTATTTATGTCAATATACATGGTGGgaatttttcttgcagtaagccgaaaaacagtgtagcactgaaaagtaaataaattactACATTGCACTACAAAATTAACGCTGTCCGTCTTCGCACACAAACAGGTCAACTCACACACAGCATCTTATTTTACGTGAAAAGAGAAGAGCATGTAGTGGAAATTTCCTTCTATATGTAATTTGAGACTTAAATGACTCAATATAAAATTTGTAAACCGAACCTGATAAAGAAAAATGGAATGATTGACATCAAGTGACCCAAGCAACAGTAATGTATCAATGTCTTTGGGCTTCATTGGCTTTTCCACAACATTCTTCCTTCCAACTATATTTTTTAAGCTTCTTCAATCCCTCATATTACCATTTGTCCATTTCAACCTCACAATCTCCCGCCATAATCACAGATTACATATATATTGCGAGTATCTTCGACCTTCTATGGTCGAAATTCAATACCCCATTTTCAGTGCGTCACGGGAAAACAGTTGAAAATTTATTCCCTTGTTCTATTATTTCCAACAAGTCATTTTGCAGTATAATCAGTAATTAAAAATAGTATCACTCGTCCATTACACTACTGATGGCTCACCGAAGAAAAACAAGCTGCGAGCAACAGCACTTTCTGAATAAGTGATTTATTTCACTCTGAAATCAGTCTGTGATATTTAGGGAAACAGCCGCAGTATTCTCATACTGTTATGGATAAAACAGTACTATTTAACGGTTTATAAACAAAGAGATGTAGTCTCGGTGTTTTGTTTAAGTATGAGGATAGTGTTGGTAGTACTACATGTGGATGAGTGTGTGGTTCACAGATGTTATGCATATACAGGTAATTTACAGTATCTTTGTTCAGATATATTTATGTCTcacatcaaaacaaaaacaaattgtgtatcgtgattctgcTGAAAGTTGTTGGAGGGGGGATGTTGATATGTGTGGCTTTATTCTAAGCCGCTTTGAATTACTGTTCGCGGACTggcaaaatattacatgaaaagTCCGAATTGTGTCTGCAGTGTTCGGATACGCCCAAATAAAACATATTACTGAAGATGTGCCCCTCCTTTAGAGACCCCTAATAAATCAATTTCCCATATTGCAGATGACTGTTTTGATTTGTGACTAAAAATAAATAGAGCGTTGAAATGATGGATGAAATATGGCTTTCCTTTATTCTTCAATATTGTGAAGTAATGTGGTATCTTCCGTCACGAAATACTGGCTTCAGTATTCTAGTGAATGCGAGCAAGTATGTGGCAACAACTCTGTGGCTTCCATATTATGAAATTATCTAGTGTTAAGCGTACATTCTATCAAACAACTCAATGACTGTAATGCGACAGTCTTCAAAGGAATAAAAGTTAACGTTGCAGTTGAGCGGCAAACGCTGCAACCTTCGTAGCTATATAACAAAGCCATGTAACAGTAAATATGCTTAACTAATCATCATCGGATTCTCATGCCTACCCGTTTTGCTGTGTTTTGCTCCAGTGTACTATTTTGTTGCAGGAACCTGGCTTCGTGCAActatgaagggtgtagagatacGTAAGTTGTCTCCTGGAAAGGCAGATAACACATTAAAATCTATGTAAATGGTTTAAAATGTTCAAGATGTGATGTGCTAAATAGTTATACACACATTcctcatttgttgtttttttattgaGTACCAGCCATTAGATTGACGATTAGTCAGGTGAGACATTTTTTCCAGTGTTCAAAAGCTCATAAATCATTTGTCGTAACAACGTAATTATTATGTGCTGTTGTTTACAAAATTAGAATATGCAGTTATAATTATTATTCATAGAACTAGATAAATTTGTATTTTGTACACAGGAAGCTTTGACTCAAAATCATTTTTTTGCAGGAGTTGTATGTCAACAATGCCACGTCGTAAACTACCTCAAACGTTGTATAAACTGTGCTTGGAGGAAGCAGAATTGTTAATAGCAAATTCTTGTCAGAATATTCATGACAGATATGGAAATTATGATGACGAATTTTGCAGAATTGCTGCCCAGGAGCTGCAGAGTTACTTACTGCTAAACATTCCAGGCATTTTACTGGATGACATATGCGACCGCAGAAGGTTTTCAGCACACAGCACACAGAATTATGATCCACGAATAAGTCTCTCCATATACATACACAAAAATATGAGGAAATTCTTCATAAGTGAGACGTCTGATGAGAAAAAAATTGGATCGGGTGACTCATTCTGGGTAACACAGTTAAGCAAATTACAAAACATTGTGGTCCTGGACATGCATTTAGCTTGTACAGATGAGATATTAGAAGTTGTGGGCAGAACTTGCTTGAAATTGGAACAAATCAATATTGTGTCAAGGTTGGAACCAGACAAAGGAAAAATAAATTCTTATCCATTTAATGCATTGAAACTAAAATTCTTTGTGTCAGATGATGGTTTACATCATTTGAAAAACTGTAAACTTCTGAAATACATCACTATGAACAAGATAATTCGTAGTCATGTTGGTGGCAAAATGATGACACCTGCTGGTATAAGAGGCCTCGTGAAGTCTCTTCCTCAGTTGCAATCCATTTCCTACAATTACATGGGTATTGTTCTTGGTGAAGAAATGGATGACATTGACTATCTACCTCTTACCTGTATCAGTGACTACATTGCTGATGTTAAACACACTCAAGCTATTGCAAGGTTGTGTCTTAACTTGCATCATTTGTGCTTGGGGGTGCAAAGTGACATTATTGCTCCTGAGATTCTAAATACTTTAACAAACAGTAGTCTTCAATTAGTTGTGCTTGAATTAGACCAGTTCCCATTTTGTGATGAGATGGTTCAATTCTTGATAGAAAAAGGAAAAGCTCTACATAGCCTAAGGTTGCGATCAGGAAATATTTTACACCCTAAGCATGTACGCATAATTGGAGAGACTTGCCCAAATTTAAAAAGCCTTTCACTCAGAGAGAGAGATACATGGAAATATTTAGGCAGAGTGTGTGAGATGCCAAGCAGTTTTACAACATGCAGTCAAGTGCTTTTCAGTAATTTAGAATGTCTTAAAATTGAAGGTACTGACTGGATACCTAAAGACATCATTCCTCTACTTCTGATTAATGCCAAACACATAGAAAAACTGTCCATCTTTAAGAGAAACCATTTTGATCCAATAGAGCCTATTCTTTTCCATGTCCTAAAATATAATCCTCTTCATCACctgaaaaaattttatttactgttagGCTGTGATATAAAAATGTGTACAGTTGTGTATCTTGCTAAGAACTGCTTAAGCATAAGAGAATTAGCGTTTTCAAAATATGGCACTGATGGATCTGCAGAACTGAAAGAACTGAATGAAGACATCAAAAGATTAAATTTAGATCTAAAAGTTTGTCCATTTAAACTAGAGTGATTTGTACAGGTGTAGTGTTAACTTTCATGCTGTTTTTAACattgttattgaaaaaaaaacattgttttttcAACAAAAAAATCTCTACATTACACCTACATGATACATAAAAGTTCTACTACTGTTGATACAAAGAAGTTTCTTATTGCTACCTCACACACACTCATATGATTTTGTTTTGAGAAAATGTCATTGTAATGTCAAAACTAAACCATTTGCTCAAcacatttttgttggaaatttagaACAGTTCATGGTTTAGACAATTTAAAGCACCGTTCTTATTACAATGGCTTCGATGGTTTACCATGTGTTGATCATCTACGGTATGTCTGGATATTTCGTCTGAGTGCATATTCAACTCAGACATGCAATTAAAGGAGAAGCACATTCCCCCCAGCCGGGAGACTGGAGTTATGTTTCTGGGAGAAATTAATCATGTATAGTACCTAAAAACCCTGAGCTACAGTTACTGTGACAGAACCGTATTAAATCTCTACATTGAAGATGTATTAAATCACGTTTCTACTGTAATTACGTATACAACTGTCAGATGAAATAATAGTTTGATGTTACAGCCATTTTTGATGTAATTGTATCTTTGTTCAATTTTTTGCCGGTGTTCATATATTGTGAATCAGTCatattgtaaaattataaaaaaactgactctaaaTGTTAAGGTACCAGTATGCATAATAGAATGACAGCGAAAACAGATATTGTTAAACCAGGATATTTTCACCTCTTGTTACATACGTGTGGAACCTATTTTTCTTTTTAAGCGGAGGCCATTTTTAAATCCATCTGAATATTAAGATGTCCATTTGAAAATTTGGATTTTCTTAGAAGGATCTGTAAAGTGCCACAAAATACTAATAACATAATGGTGATAGATTTTGTGATTAGCTTTTATTTGATTAACATTAACTGCCATACCTTTAGTTTTCTCTCATTATGCTGTATTTTCCTTTTGATGGAGTGGTGTTTTTTCCTGGTTTATTCTCACAATTGTAACAATAGTATCCTAATTTTTGTAAATACTTCAGTGTTAAAGGAGACACTTGCCAAGAAGCGGAAGTGTTGAGTTGTCTATAGGCACACACACAAAAGgtggaaaacttgctagctttcagagttatCCTCTTTTGGTGAGTGGTGTCCTTTCATCCTAAAGTATTTAAATTGTACAAGAAATTTCCTACAACATTTGTATCTTCATTTTTTCCATTCCATGCACCCATTCCATTCCAAAATGTGTTCTCCCAAGGTTATTTCTTTTAGTGATTGATTTTTTTACATTCCTGagattattgtattattattataattatattttgATGCATGTAATTGAAGATTTATGGGTGCTATTCTAATCAAGGAACACATTATGGTGTAATTTACTACAGAGGGTACTATATTTCATACTGTTGTACAGTAACTTATAAACGAAAAAGTAGTCATGCAAGCACAAATTATATTTAAACATGTTTGTTTCAACAAACTGTTGAAAGATGTTTGCTGTTTATGTACCAACGATCTATTATAACATTTTGTTTTAATTAGTGAAACTTAAgtgtttttaataaaaaattaaagctaGTCAGAATTATTAACAACtgattaaaaaaagaaatgtaGGTGCAGCTATATGATAACCTAATTCGCTGAAAGGAAATAATTCTTAACCTCATTTGTAACCTTTTCTCTATTGTATGCTCAGAACTAACTGAGAATTATGATCAGTGATGACCCCACAGATGTCTCTTGCCAGACTTGTTGACTATCCATTGTGCGAATAGCACTGAATAGTACTAAAAGACTTACTAACTTAGTTGCTAACCAAATTCTACACACAACTTCGCTGAGTGTTAAGAGATCCAAACTATTTCAGTAATTGTACCTTTGATACTTAAACTGTTGTAAAACCAGTCATCACTTCTAGTACCTCCTCTTCTCTTTCCTTTAAATTCTGTATTGATCCATTGTTCTAAATCACTCAATACTTATATCTGTGATGTTTAGATATGGCATTCTTCCTTCGTTTTTCTTGTGAATTACTTGAGAAGTCACCATTTATATGATTATTTAGGCCCATTATGTTCTGGCATTCAGTTTTGGACAGTACAACCACTTTCAGGTGGAATAAGCAATAGTGCTTTCTTGATATTTAGTGTATTGTATTTGGAGCATGCTTTCCAATCTTCTTCCAGATGTCTTCCTGTGCATTTTAACTATCATTAAATGGTCTTCTTTCTCTCCTTATGTTTCTATTTTACTTATGTCAGAGGCTTTCAGGGGTTTTTGCTCTCTCCTCTTCCCCTTAATTTTCCTTTTTAGTAAAGCATTTCTTAATGCTTGATGAAAACCAAGAGTTAACAGAAATGAGTCTGTGATTGTTGAATACCTTTCTTTGCATTTCAAATAGGAACTATGATGCTTGTTTGTTTAGAGGTAGTGTTAAATTATATTGTGTAGAACCTGCAGAAACAATTCATGGTAGAGTATGCCCTGAAACTGGACAAATGTGATAGATATGACTGTACTTTTGAAAAAAAGCGTCTTTATTTGCTGCAGTAATTTCCTTGTGTGATTTATTCCAAGAGTTGTGGTCAACTTTTTGCAATGAACTGCTGTGGTAGGTGTTAGGAAATTTTATTATGTGTAACTTTTTATGAGTTCTTGATTCACATAAGATAGACTAGGAGGAGGAGCATGTTATTTTGCAGACATTGTAAAGGAAAAAGGTTTTGGCTGTTATCAGTCACATTAAGTGGTGAAAAATGTgctttgaaacaaaatgttttgaatgttAGGGAAGGCAGAAGAGAATATAATTAGGAT
This sequence is a window from Schistocerca americana isolate TAMUIC-IGC-003095 chromosome 4, iqSchAmer2.1, whole genome shotgun sequence. Protein-coding genes within it:
- the LOC124612897 gene encoding uncharacterized protein LOC124612897 translates to MSTMPRRKLPQTLYKLCLEEAELLIANSCQNIHDRYGNYDDEFCRIAAQELQSYLLLNIPGILLDDICDRRRFSAHSTQNYDPRISLSIYIHKNMRKFFISETSDEKKIGSGDSFWVTQLSKLQNIVVLDMHLACTDEILEVVGRTCLKLEQINIVSRLEPDKGKINSYPFNALKLKFFVSDDGLHHLKNCKLLKYITMNKIIRSHVGGKMMTPAGIRGLVKSLPQLQSISYNYMGIVLGEEMDDIDYLPLTCISDYIADVKHTQAIARLCLNLHHLCLGVQSDIIAPEILNTLTNSSLQLVVLELDQFPFCDEMVQFLIEKGKALHSLRLRSGNILHPKHVRIIGETCPNLKSLSLRERDTWKYLGRVCEMPSSFTTCSQVLFSNLECLKIEGTDWIPKDIIPLLLINAKHIEKLSIFKRNHFDPIEPILFHVLKYNPLHHLKKFYLLLGCDIKMCTVVYLAKNCLSIRELAFSKYGTDGSAELKELNEDIKRLNLDLKVCPFKLE